A single Cucumis melo cultivar AY chromosome 4, USDA_Cmelo_AY_1.0, whole genome shotgun sequence DNA region contains:
- the LOC103486476 gene encoding V-type proton ATPase subunit G1-like, with product MATRGQGGIQQLLAAEQEAQHIVNAARNAKLARLKQAKEEADKEIAAYRAQVESDFQRKLAESSGDSGANVKRLEIETDEKIYHLKEESARISQDVVNMLLKHVTTVKN from the exons ATGGCGACTAGGGGTCAAGGTGGTATCCAACAATTGCTTGCTGCGGAGCAAGAAGCTCAACACATTGTCAATGCTGCCAGAAATG CAAAATTGGCTAGACTGAAACAAGCCAAAGAAGAGGCTGATAAGGAAATTGCTGCATATCGTGCCCAAGTCGAGTCTGATTTCCAAAGAAAACTTGCTGAG AGTAGTGGAGATTCGGGAGCTAATGTTAAGCGGCTTGAAATCGAGACAGATGAAAAGATTTATCACCTGAAAGAAGAGTCTGCTAGAATTTCACAAGATGTTGTGAACATGCTCCTGAAGCATGTGACGACCGTGAAAAATTGA
- the LOC103486475 gene encoding transposon Tf2-1 polyprotein isoform X1, whose product MTKAVEERLETVELEMKRLPVIEENIALLAKSIAEMNSQIDKQAQQQQVILKYIEGIVKEDSPERKIEEGSTSKVTMAEASPLAMVEEPKLETKTEEERSVDRSKFKKVEMPVFDGTEPDSWLFRADRYFKIHNLTDSEKLTVAVISFDGPALDWYRSQEEREAFAGWDDLKQKMLVRFRATREGTLVGRFLTIKQETTVEEYRNRFDKLLAPVASLPTVVLEETFMNGLSPWLKSEVETLEPNGLAQMMKLALKIENREMVRRECGLISAYDSKTGHKPLQTKNTIATATKEGTTSGSWPMRTITLREVATGDNRREGPTKRLSDAEFQARREKGLCFRCGEKYFAGHRCKLKEHKELRMLVVKEGGEELEIVEEEFFDAEAEMKQVDVQGVENLNIELSLNSVVGLNNPGTMKVKGKVGGEEVVILIDCGATHNFIAEDLVTRLGVTLQETPNYGVILGSGTAVKGKGVCQDVEVHLEGWKVTDSFLPLQLGGVDMILGMQWLHSLGVTEVDWKRLVLTFHHQGKKVVIRGDPSLTKARVSLKNLMKSWGADDQGFLVECRTIECGPLEEYEQDREPGEMNAEPIAALLQRFARVFEWPSTLPPQRGIDHHIYLKSGADPVNVRPYRYAHHQKEEMERLVDEMLTSGIIRPSKSPYSSPVLLVRKRDGSWRFCVDYRALNNVTIPDKFPIPVIEELFDELKGASVFSKIDLKAGYHQIRMCPEDIEKTAFRTHEGHYEFLVMPFGLTNAPSTFQALMNQVFKPYLRRFVLVFFDDILVYSQGMGEHLQHLEVVLGLLQEKELYVNMEKCSFAKPRISYLGHFISEQGIEADPEKIRAVSEWPTPANVREVRGFLGLTGYYRRFVKNYGTIAAPLTQLLKKGAYKWGEEEEAAFGKLKRAMMTLPVLTMPDFSLPFEIESDASGFGVGAVLTQCRKPVAYFSKTLSIRDRSRPVYERELIAVVLAVQRWRPYLLGRKFTVKTDQRSLKYLLEQRVVQPQYQKWVAKLLGYSFEVVYQPGLENKAADALSRITPTAQLNQITAPALIDVEILKEETRQDPALREIIRLIEEQGMEIPHYTLQQGVLKFKGRLVVSNKSTLLPTILHTYHDSVFGGHSGFLRTYKRLTGEIYWKGMKRDVMRYCEECAICQRNKSSALTPAGLLMPLEIPDAIWSDISMDFIEGLPKSKGWDVILVVVDRLSKYSHFLLLKHPFTAKMVAETFIKEVVRLHGYPRSIVSDRDKVFLSHFWKELFRLAGTKLNRSSSYHPQSDGQTEVVNKSVETYLRCFCGEKPQEWSQWLHWAEYWYNTTYHSSIGITPFQAVYGRLPPPLIYYGDMETPNSTLDQQLKDRDITLGALKEHLKLAQERMKKQADSKRREVEFQEGDMVFLKLRPYRQASIRKKRNEKLSPKYFGPYRVLERIGKVAYRLELPAEAAIHPVFHVSQLKKAVGRGETVQSLTPYINENHEWITQPEEVYGYRKNPSTREWEALISWKGLPPHEATWESCTDMKYQFPEFHLEDKVDLEEESDARPPILFTYHRKNKKKHETNEGETSGKEDHNHETNPEQARVEGEESKEDGDQRGDPQSVSSGD is encoded by the coding sequence ATGACGAAAGCAGTGGAAGAAAGGTTGGAGACGGTGGAGTTGGAAATGAAAAGGCTACCGGTGATAGAGGAGAATATAGCCTTGTTAGCCAAAAGCATCGCGGAAATGAACTCTCAGATCGACAAACAGGCGCAACAGCAGCAGGTGATATTGAAGTACATTGAAGGAATCGTTAAAGAAGATTCTCCCGAACGGAAGATAGAAGAAGGATCTACTAGCAAGGTCACCATGGCAGAGGCGTCACCTCTAGCGATGGTTGAAGAGCCGAAGCTGGAAACGAAAACAGAGGAAGAGCGATCAGTAGATCGGAGTAAGTTTAAGAAGGTGGAGATGCCAGTATTCGATGGAACCGAACCCGACTCATGGCTTTTCCGAGCAGACCGATATTTTAAGATACACAACCTGACGGATTCAGAGAAACTCACGGTGGCGGTGATCAGTTTCGATGGGCCTGCGTTGGATTGGTACCGATCACAAGAAGAGCGGGAAGCTTTTGCCGGCTGGGATGATTTAAAACAGAAAATGCTGGTGAGGTTCCGAGCGACCAGGGAAGGAACGTTGGTGGGCAGGTTCTTAACGATCAAGCAGGAGACCACAGTCGAGGAGTACCGGAATCGTTTCGACAAGCTACTGGCTCCGGTGGCTTCCCTACCTACGGTGGTGTTAGAAGAAACGTTTATGAACGGGTTAAGCCCATGGTTGAAGTCTGAAGTAGAAACCCTGGAGCCCAATGGGCTGGCCCAGATGATGAAGCTGGCTTTGAAGATAGAAAATAGGGAAATGGTCCGAAGGGAATGTGGGCTGATCAGTGCCTACGATAGTAAAACGGGCCATAAACCCCTGCAAACTAAGAACACCATAGCGACAGCCACGAAAGAAGGAACGACCAGTGGAAGTTGGCCAATGAGAACGATCACCCTGAGAGAGGTAGCTACGGGGGATAACCGACGGGAAGGGCCCACGAAAAGGTTGTCTGACGCAGAGTTCCAAGCTCGAAGAGAAAAGGGCTTGTGTTTCCGTTGTGGGGAGAAGTACTTTGCAGGGCATCGATGCAAATTGAAAGAACATAAGGAGCTCCGGATGCTCGTAGTCAAAGAAGGAGGGGAAGAGTTAGAGATTGTGGAGGAGGAATTCTTTGATGCGGAGGCTGAGATGAAACAAGTAGACGTGCAAGGCGTGGAGAACTTAAACATCGAATTGTCGCTTAACTCCGTGGTGGGATTGAATAACCCGGGGACTATGAAGGTCAAGGGAAAGGTAGGAGGAGAAGAGGTAGTGATTCTGATCGACTGTGGGGCGACACACAACTTCATTGCGGAAGATTTGGTGACCAGATTGGGAGTAACATTGCAGGAGACACCGAACTATGGAGTGATCCTGGGGTCGGGAACAGCAGTCAAAGGGAAGGGGGTGTGCCAGGATGTCGAGGTGCACTTGGAAGGTTGGAAGGTGACAGATAGCTTCCTACCTCTGCAGCTGGGAGGAGTAGACATGATCCTCGGGATGCAGTGGCTCCACTCTCTGGGAGTGACCGAAGTCGACTGGAAAAGGCTGGTGTTGACATTCCATCATCAGGGGAAGAAGGTGGTGATACGAGGGGATCCGAGCCTTACCAAAGCTCGAGTAAGTTTGAAGAATCTGATGAAATCGTGGGGAGCTGATGATCAGGGGTTCCTCGTGGAGTGCAGAACCATAGAGTGTGGGCCGTTGGAAGAGTATGAACAGGATAGAGAGCCAGGGGAGATGAACGCGGAACCAATAGCAGCCCTGCTCCAGCGGTTTGCTCGCGTGTTTGAATGGCCCTCAACACTCCCACCCCAGCGTGGCATTGATCACCATATTTACTTGAAGAGTGGAGCTGATCCAGTCAACGTAAGGCCATACCGGTACGCGCATCATCAAAAGGAAGAAATGGAAAGACTGGTGGATGAGATGTTGACCTCAGGGATTATTCGTCCGAGCAAAAGCCCGTACTCCAGCCCGGTTCTGTTAGTGAGAAAGAGAGACGGAAGCTGGCGGTTCTGTGTAGACTATCGGGCATTGAACAACGTCACGATCCCCGACAAGTTCCCTATACCGGTGATAGAAGAATTGTTTGATGAATTGAAGGGGGCTAGTGTGTTTTCTAAAATCGATCTCAAAGCCGGTTATCATCAAATAAGAATGTGCCCAGAAGACATCGAGAAGACCGCGTTCAGAACGCATGAAGGGCATTATGAATTCCTGGTGATGCCGTTTGGATTAACCAATGCTCCCTCGACTTTTCAAGCCCTGATGAATCAAGTGTTTAAGCCGTATTTGAGAAGGTTTGTGCTGGTATTCTTCGATGATATTTTAGTGTATAGCCAAGGGATGGGAGAGCACCTCCAGCACTTAGAAGTGGTCCTAGGATTACTCCAAGAAAAGGAGTTATATGTGAATATGGAGAAATGCAGCTTTGCAAAACCGCGGATTAGTTACTTGGGGCATTTCATTTCGGAACAAGGTATCGAAGCAGATCCAGAAAAGATACGGGCAGTGAGTGAATGGCCAACTCCGGCTAATGTGCGGGAAGTTAGGGGCTTCCTAGGACTGACGGGCTACTACCGGCGTTTTGTTAAGAATTATGGAACAATAGCCGCGCCACTTACCCAGCTGCTTAAGAAAGGTGCGTACAAATGGGGTGAAGAAGAGGAGGCAGCCTTTGGTAAACTTAAGAGAGCCATGATGACTCTTCCGGTACTCACTATGCCCGACTTCAGCCTGCCTTTCGAAATTGAATCCGATGCTTCAGGGTTCGGAGTGGGGGCTGTGCTGACTCAATGCCGGAAGCCGGTGGCGTATTTCAGTAAAACTTTGAGTATTCGAGACAGATCAAGGCCAGTGTACGAAAGAGAATTAATTGCCGTAGTCCTTGCAGTCCAGAGATGGCGGCCATACCTACTGGGAAGGAAGTTCACGGTAAAGACAGACCAAAGATCGCTGAAGTATTTGTTGGAACAACGGGTGGTGCAGCCCCAATACCAGAAGTGGGTAGCAAAACTCTTGGGGTATTCGTTTGAGGTAGTTTACCAACCCGGGCTGGAAAACAAAGCAGCCGACGCCTTATCCAGGATAACTCCAACAGCACAACTGAACCAAATTACAGCTCCTGCTTTGATAGATGTAGAGATCCTCAAAGAAGAAACCAGGCAAGATCCAGCGCTGCGAGAAATCATCCGGTTGATCGAAGAACAAGGGATGGAGATACCCCATTACACCCTGCAGCAGGGGGTGCTGAAGTTTAAGGGAAGATTGGTAGTCTCAAACAAATCCACCTTGCTTCCCACGATATTGCACACCTACCATGACTCTGTGTTCGGAGGACACTCGGGGTTCTTAAGAACTTATAAGCGGCTGACTGGGGAAATTTATTGGAAGGGAATGAAAAGGGATGTTATGCGGTACTGTGAAGAGTGTGCCATCTGCCAACGAAACAAGTCATCAGCCTTAACCCCAGCAGGGCTACTGATGCCTTTAGAAATTCCAGATGCAATATGGAGTGATATCTCCATGGACTTCATTGAAGGACTACCAAAATCCAAGGGATGGGATGTGATCCTGGTGGTGGTGGATAGGTTGAGTAAATATAGTCATTTCCTGCTGCTGAAGCATCCGTTTACGGCCAAGATGGTGGCTGAAACATTTATAAAGGAAGTGGTCAGACTCCATGGGTACCCGAGGTCTATAGTGTCCGACAGGGACAAGGTTTTCCTAAGCCATTTCTGGAAGGAACTCTTCCGTCTGGCAGGTACTAAGCTGAACAGGAGCTCCTCATATCACCCCCAATCGGATGGGCAGACCGAGGTGGTAAATAAAAGTGTCGAGACATACTTGAGGTGCTTTTGTGGGGAAAAACCACAGGAGTGGAGCCAGTGGTTACATTGGGCCGAATACTGGTACAATACAACCTATCATAGTTCGATTGGAATTACTCCTTTTCAAGCCGTCTATGGACGTTTACCTCCTCCCTTGATTTATTATGGAGATATGGAGACACCTAATTCAACGCTAGACCAGCAGCTGAAAGACAGGGATATAACGCTGGGGGCCTTGAAGGAACACTTGAAACTAGCACAAGAACGGATGAAGAAACAAGCTGACAGTAAACGAAGGGAAGTAGAATTTCAGGAAGGGGACATGGTGTTTCTCAAATTGCGTCCTTACAGACAGGCATCCatcagaaagaaaagaaatgaaaagctGTCTCCAAAGTATTTCGGACCGTATCGAGTCTTAGAAAGGATCGGGAAGGTGGCATATAGACTTGAACTACCCGCTGAGGCTGCTATCCACCCCGTGTTCCATGTATCCCAGTTGAAGAAAGCGGTCGGAAGAGGAGAAACCGTACAATCATTGACTCCATACATCAATGAAAACCACGAATGGATCACACAACCGGAAGAGGTTTACGGCTATCGCAAGAATCCATCTACTAGGGAATGGGAAGCCTTGATCAGTTGGAAAGGACTGCCCCCACACGAGGCGACATGGGAGAGTTGCACTGACATGAAATATCAATTTCCGGaattccaccttgaggacaaggtggatTTGGAAGAGGAGAGTGATGCTAGGCCACCAATTCTATTTACGTATCATaggaagaataagaaaaaacatGAAACCAATGAGGGGGAGACAAGTGGCAAAGAAGATCATAACCATGAAACCAATCCCGAGCAGGCACGTGTTGAAGGGGAAGAAAGCAAGGAGGATGGGGACCAGAGAGGGGACCCACAGTCCGTTAGTAGTGGGGATTAA
- the LOC107990602 gene encoding uncharacterized protein LOC107990602 — MMVIWDGKMIRRMRIPMRVWLIFQKSMGLLVGGNHTSSRFCTRTNSERGLGVEIEEMNLKAVKWQIIHGALARRIVVRIFLLALTVSAVPLLHIFMGADFGVIPSVIFRDCAVKYGDMEAKVSRGSYMFQGHFLNPIWVPFVAMHCEEYKNLTTNVVAELMEKKLLNHSAKSLCVGEGSGSAVLALRDIGFSDVIGVDQHRFFSLRRKQFVYELDFKSGYFDFVFSRDLDRHSVPALLVLEIERVLRPGGIGAVIVSSSGSMPNNLIRAATPVSSLLKTSTVMHVGHVNNLTLVVFKKKLEEHRHLERRMSSECRSLTRNKPLIRKLEPLVKEGPVGFDKKLSYLPKFVDVSSGKRLIYVNIGTGKRLNHTNTDWFPPSYPVDRRDFNVYFVDHDMSYLATHIHNPGVTFVYHPALAGIDQTTDSDDAADDEDEEPYIDDEFDFLSWFKETVQHSDFVVLKMDAGKEELKFLSDLFESGVICWVDEVFLSCRDGVDEEDGDLKKRECMDLYKDLRNSGVYVHQWFLDAAPSSMKI, encoded by the exons ATGATGGTGATTTGGGACGGGAAAATGATTCGGAGGATGAGGATTCCGATGAGGGTTTggttaatttttcaaaaatctaTGGGGCTCCTCGTGGGTGGAAATCACACATCTTCCAGGTTTTGTACTC GAACGAACTCTGAGCGGGGATTGGGGGTGGAGATTGAAGAGATGAATTTGAAGGCTGTGAAATGGCAGATCATTCATGGGGCATTGGCCAGGCGCATTGTTGTTCGAATTTTCCTTCTCGCCTTGACTGTTTCGGCTGTTCCTTTGTTGCATATTTTTATGGGGGCTGATTTTGGAGTGATTCCCTCGGTGATCTTTCGCGATTGTGCTGTGAAGTATGGTGACATGGAAGCAAAAGTTTCTCGGGGATCGTATATGTTTCAAGGTCATTTTCTGAATCCAATTTGGGTGCCATTTGTAGCGATGCACTGTGAGGAGTATAAGAATCTGACGACTAATGTCGTTGCTGAGTTAATGGAGAAGAAACTTTTGAATCATAGTGCTAAATCTCTGTGTGTTGGAGAGGGATCGGGATCTGCCGTTTTGGCACTGAGGGACATTGGATTCAGCGATGTTATTGGTGTTGATCAACACCGTTTTTTCTCTCTAAGGAGAAAACAATTCGTTTACGAACTGGACTTTAAGAGTGGATactttgattttgttttctctaGAGATCTAGACAGGCATTCGGTCCCTGCACTTTTGGTGCTCGAGATCGAGCGCGTGCTTCGGCCTGGTGGAATTGGGGCTGTTATTGTGTCCTCGAGTGGGTCAATGCCAAATAATTTGATTAGAGCTGCGACTCCAGTTTCATCTTTGCTGAAAACTTCCACTGTGATGCATGTTGGCCATGTTAACAACTTAACTCTGGTTGTATTTAAGAAGAAACTCGAAGAACATCGCCATTTGGAGCGTCGCATGTCGTCTGAATGTCGCTCTCTGACAAGGAACAAGCCTTTGATTCGAAAACTGGAGCCTCTTGTGAAGGAAGGACCTGTGGGATTTGATAAAAAGTTGTCTTATTTACCAAAGTTTGTTGATGTTTCCAGTGGGAAAAGGTTGATATATGTTAATATTGGAACAGGGAAACGCTTGAACCACACAAACACAGATTGGTTTCCACCTTCCTATCCTGTGGATCGCAGAGATTTTAATGTTTATTTTGTTGATCATGACATGTCTTATCTCGCCACCCATATTCATAACCCTGGAGTCACGTTTGTTTATCATCCTGCCCTAGCAGGAATTGATCAGACAACAGATAGCGACGATGCGGCCGATGACGAAGATGAAGAGCCTTACATTGACGACGAGTTTGATTTCCTGTCTTGGTTCAAGGAAACTGTGCAGCATTCTGATTTCGTCGTCTTGAAGATGGATGCAGGGAAGGAAGAACTGAAGTTTCTGTCAGATTTGTTCGAAAGTGGGGTTATTTGCTGGGTGGATGAGGTGTTCCTGAGCTGCAGAGATGGagttgatgaagaagatggtgATCTGAAGAAAAGAGAATGTATGGATTTGTACAAGGATTTGAGGAACAGTGGTGTTTATGTTCATCAATGGTTTCTTGATGCTGCTCCTTCATCCATGAAAATCTGA
- the LOC103486475 gene encoding probable E3 ubiquitin-protein ligase LOG2 isoform X2 translates to MGNIGSSGSNARRRHGSRRNHPTPPPPPPPQPEITSNRYVFAAATPYPTQYPNHPNHPPPYYQYPGYFPPPPGPPPSMPMPLPAPYDHHHRGGHPQMDPAHWVGGRYPYGPPMPPQTPYVEHQKAVTIRNDVNLKKETLKVEPDEENPGQYLVSFTFDATVAGSITIFFFAKEGEDCNLTAVKEDIFQPVTVHFEQGLGQKFRQPSGTGIDFSKFEESEFLKVNDTDVYPLVVKAEASTDTQTGPDGTPVPDPMNSQITQAVFAKDKGEYQVRVLKQILWVNGMRYELQEIYGIGNSVEGDVDGNDPGKECVICLSEPRDTTVLPCRHMCMCSGCAKVLRFQTNRCPICRQPVDRLLEIRVSNGPEES, encoded by the exons ATGGGTAACATTGGCAGTTCCGGTTCCAATGCCCGTAGAAGACACGGTAGTCGCCGGAATCACCCAACTCCCCCACCCCCACCACCACCCCAACCCGAAATTACAAGTAATCGATACGTTTTCGCTGCCGCTACGCCTTACCCAACTCAATATCCCAACCATCCCAATCATCCCCCGCCGTATTACCAGTATCCTGGCTACTTTCCACCGCCACCTGGTCCACCGCCTTCCATGCCGATGCCTTTACCGGCGCCTTACGATCACCACCATCGTGGAGGTCATCCCCAGATGGATCCTGCTCATTGGGTTGGTGGGAGATACCCTTATGGCCCTCCTATGCCGCCTCAAACGCCCTATGTTGAGCATCAGAAGGCGGTTACTATACGGAATGATGTTAATCTCAAGAAGGAAACTCTTAAGGTTGAACCCGATGAAGAAAATCCGGGGCAATATCTTGTATCGTTCACGTTCGATGCCACCGTTGCTGGGAG TATCACCATTTTCTTCTTTGCGAAAGAAGGTGAAGATTGCAACTTGACCGCGGTAAAAGAAGACATTTTTCAACCAGTAACCGTTCATTTTGAGCAGGGGCTTGGACAGAAGTTCAGACAACCTTCTGGAACAGGAATAGATTTCTCAAAGTTTGAAGAGTCTGAGTTTCTGAAAGTGAATGACACCGATGTCTATCCATTAGTCGTAAAAGCTGAAGCTTCCACAGACACCCAAACTGGCCCAGATGGTACCCCGGTACCTGATCCCATGAATTCTCAAATAACACAAGCAGTGTTTGCGAAAGATAAAGGTGAATATCAGGTAAGAGTGTTGAAACAAATCCTGTGGGTCAATGGTATGAGATATGAGCTACAGGAGATATATGGCATTGGCAATTCAGTTGAGGGCGATGTCGATGGAAATGACCCTGGAAAGGAATGTGTCATTTGCTTGTCAGAGCCACGGGATACGACTGTCCTTCCCTGCCGACACATG TGTATGTGTAGTGGTTGTGCTAAGGTGCTGAGGTTCCAGACGAATCGATGCCCAATTTGCAGACAACCCGTGGATAGGCTCTTAGAGATAAGGGTCAGCAATGGGCCAGAAGAAAGTTAA
- the PIP2-8 gene encoding aquaporin PIP2-8: MASSDIEIGGRGAASRKDYFDPLPAPMIDMEEFAKWSFYRAIIAEFVATLLFLYVVVLTVIGNSSQTDPLNGGNVCAGVGPVGISWVFGGMIFVLVYCTAGISGGHINPAVTFGMFLTRKISLVRALLYIIAQCIGALCGCALVKTLQRDRYNHYGGGANQLVDGYSRGTGLAVEIVGTFVLLYTVFSATDPKRNARDSHVPVLAPLPIGFAVFMVHLATIPVTGTGINPARSFGAAVIINNHKVWKDHWIFWVGPLIGSTIAAMYYQYVLRASAVKAIGSFRSSPPTH, encoded by the exons ATGGCGAGCAGCGACATCGAAATCGGAGGCCGGGGGGCGGCGTCGAGGAAAGACTATTTCGATCCGCTTCCGGCGCCGATGATCGACATGGAGGAGTTCGCGAAATGGTCGTTTTACAGAGCTATCATTGCTGAGTTTGTGGCGACTTTGTTGTTTCTGTACGTCGTCGTTTTGACGGTGATCGGAAATAGTAGCCAGACGGACCCGCTCAACGGTGGGAATGTATGCGCCGGAGTTGGCCCCGTAGGAATCTCGTGGGTCTTCGGGGGTATGATCTTCGTCCTCGTCTACTGCACCGCCGGAATCTCTG GAGGGCACATAAATCCAGCAGTGACATTCGGAATGTTTTTAACAAGAAAGATATCGTTGGTCCGAGCGTTGCTCTACATCATAGCTCAGTGCATAGGGGCCCTATGTGGGTGCGCCTTGGTCAAGACATTGCAGAGAGATCGTTACAACCACTACGGCGGTGGTGCTAATCAGCTCGTTGATGGTTATAGCCGAGGCACTGGCCTTGCTGTTGAGATTGTGGGCACCTTTGTTCTTCTGTATACCGTCTTCTCCGCCACTGATCCCAAACGCAATGCTAGAGATTCCCATGTTCCTGTCTTGGCTCCACTCCCCATTGGCTTTGCTGTCTTCATGGTTCACCTCGCCACCATTCCCGTCACCGGCACTGGCATTAACCCTGCTCGAAGCTTCGGTGCTGCCGTCATCATCAACAATCATAAAGTTTGGAAAGATCAT TGGATTTTTTGGGTTGGGCCGCTAATTGGATCAACAATTGCTGCAATGTATTATCAATATGTTCTTCGAGCCTCCGCCGTGAAAGCAATCGGATCTTTTAGAAGCTCACCGCCAACTCATTAA